TTTTTCAATAGTTCCATCTATTAGTTTAACTTGTGAGCCTATTATTAATTGCATCATATCTCCTAAGAATATTTCATTTTTAAGATTATATGTAAAAAAATTCTAATATTTCAAAATGATAACAATTTGTAATGTTTTTAAAAGTCAAAGAGTGATTCTTGGCTTTTATTAAAGGGTTCTATGAGTTTATAAGCTTCTTTTACATAATAATTAAAGTCTAAAAACTCGTATGAAAAATCTTCTATATTATTACAAAGTTCTACTTTGTATCCTACGTTTATTCCTATTACTCTTTGTTCTGAATCTTTATTTAAAGGTGGTAGAATCTTTTTTAAAGGAAATCCATTTTTACTTATAAAATATCTAATAGTATTAGATAAAGGTATGTAAGTCTTTTGTAGTGAGTATACTTTTTCAAGGACTAAGTCTATATTTTTTGTAGCTTTAAAGTTTAATAAAAAGTCATATTTATTTCTATGATTATGAATAAACTCTTCAATTTTAATACCTTTTATTAAATATGCTTCTACTGCTTTTTGAACTACTAAAGAAGAGTGATTTTGATTCCATGCTAAGTCATATTTGTATGTACCTATTTTTTTAGCTTCGCCATTTTCTTTCAAAGCTACATAGTTATTAACATCTCTAATCCAAAGCTTTTCATATATTATCTCTTCTAGTTCTAATCCAGTAAAATCTTGCCATTTTTTTGAGATATCTTCATATTTTGATTTGTCTTTCTTTGCTATTTTAAAAGTAAGACCATCAGTATTTGCTTGTATTAAAGTTACTGTTTGTATTTGCATTAGTTTTTCAGCAAGCATACACAACATCAACTGCCCATTAATCGTAATATCCAAAGTCATCTTGAAGTCATAAAAAGGACTAAACTGATTGTTTGTATCTCCATATGTTGAGTTTAGAGCTAGTTTTAGCATTTTGTTTTGAGAAGTACCTTTTTTATAAGAAAATCTCAAATCTCGAATTTCTTTATATATATCAACAAACTCAATTCCAAGATGTTCTGGATATAAATTATTTTGAATTACAATAGATGGATAGTAACTAGCAACATCAACATCTATTATTAAAAAATCATTACTTTTATCATAGAACTTACTCTCTACACTTCCATGTAAACCCCCAGTTCCAAAATAGAAAGTAAAACCTTTATAGTTTAAATGTAAAGATTGAGCTTCATTTTTAGAGTTTAGTGTACAATAAGAGCCAAGTTCCCCTAGATTGTCTTGGCTAATATTTGAAAAAACTTCATTCATAGAATTTGAATACTGCTTTTTTAGATACTTAAGTAGACTTTGAAACTCTACTGTTTCAAAATTAATATAGTCAAAGATAATTTTGTTAAAGTCCAAGAAGTTTCTAATAGTCTGTTTTGGTTTACCATTTACATAACATATATCTTTTCCAAGTTTTTCTTCAAGATTACGAATAAAGTATCTTTTACCTATTTTTGTATCACTGTAGTTGAGCATATTTTCATTGTATTTTAAACTTAAGTCTTCTCTAAACTCTATGGCTTCTTTTGAGTGCTCGAAGAATAATAGCGTAGCTTCTACATCGTGTTTATTATACTTAATTAGATTGTCAAAGTCATTTGGTTTTATATCTTCACCTATTTTAAAGTCCAAATCTTCAATAGAATCCATACGCATATTTACTTCTAATACTTTTAGGCTAACTCTCGTAGCTTTATAGTCAAAATTGTGTATTTTCATAAGATCAAGTTGATTGATTTTTAAAGTATTTTTATCTTCTTTGTAAATGATATTGTTTTTGATAAGTGAATCTGCAAAAAGAAAAACTTTATAAACTAGTTCTTTTATAGAATAACTCTTTGCATTTTTATAAATAAACTGTAGTACTGCATAATCAAAGTTTAGGTTATTGTATCCTACTAATATCTTTTCATTTTTACTAAGCCACTCAAGTGTTTTTAAAAACTTTGTTAAGTCGTTTACTCTGGAGCTTAGTTCAAATACTCTTAACTCTTTATTTTGTGCATTTTGAATAACACAAGTGAATATATTAGGAAAGGTTTCTACATCATAAATATAATATTTCATAGTTTTGTATTAACTTTAATTAAATAAATACCTATTTTCAAGGTGTTCTTTAAAGTATTTAGGATTTAAAGACTCACCAGTAGCTTTACTCATTAATTCATCTGTAGAATAAATACTTGCATTACTCCAAATATTTTCTTTTAGCCATGATTTAATTTGAGATAAATCTCCATTTGCTATTGAGTCATTTATATTTGGATGAACTTTTTTAACAGTATTAAATTGTTGTGCTGCATACATAGCTCCTAAGGTATATGATGGAAAATATCCAAATAAACCTTCACTCCAATGAACATCTTGCATACAAGCATTTTTATAGTTATCTTTTGTATTTAATCCTAGAGCTTCTTGCATTTTATCATTCCACATATCTGGAATATCTGAAGTTTGAATTTGTCCATTTATTAAAGCTTTCTCAATTTCATATCTTAAAATCACATGTGAAGCATAAGTAACTTCATCAGCATCTACACGAATCAAAGAAGGTTCAACTTTTGAATAAATTTTTACTAAATTATCAAGAGCAAGTGCTTCATCATTTCCAAAAGATTCAATGATATATGGATGAATTGATTTTAAAAACTCACCACTTCTTCCCATTTGCATTTCAAAAAATAGACTTTGACTTTCATGTATTCCCATAGACCTTGCTTGTCCAACTGGAAGAGCTAATAAGTCTTGTGGCAAATTTTGCTCATATAAAGCATGTCCTGTTTCATGTATCGTACCCATTAAAGATTGCACAAAATCATTTTCGTCATATCTTGTAGTTAGTCTTACATCTTCAGGAACTCCTCCACAAAAAGGATGAGCTGAGATATCTATTCGACCTTTGTTGAAATCAAATCCTAAATGTTTCATTACTTTAACACCAAGTTCTTTTTGAGCTTTTATTTTAAATATACCTTGTGGCTTTATAAAAGTTTGTGATTTTTGCTTTTCTACAATATTTTGAATAAGTTCTGGCAGCCAAGTTTTTACATCTGCAAAAATACCATCTAATGTTTGGCTTTTCATTCCAGGTTCAAATAAATCTAGTAAAGAGTCATAAGCACTTAATCCATTTATTTCAGATCTAATCCTTGCTTCTTCTTTCGATAGCTTTATAACTTCATTTAGCCTTGGTTCAAAACCTTTCCAATTATTATTTGCTCTTTGCTCAATCCAGGTATGATTACATTTTGAGTGAGCTAAACTTTGTGCTTTTACAAGATCGCTTGGAAGAATGGTATTACTTGTATATGTTTTTTGCATTTCTCTTAAAGATGCTTTTTGTATTGCGTTTAAATTTTCACCCATAGCATCATTTAAAAGTAGGGCTATTTCTTTATCTACTGATGCTTCATGAATAATCACACCAAACTCTGCCATTGCTTTTGCTCTTGCATCGCTTGAACCACTAGGCATCATACTTTGTTGATCCCAATAAACAATAGATTGCATATGAGATAAGTGATGTATTCTTTCATATTTCTCTACAAGCTTTTTATATGCTTTCATCAATATCCTTAAGATTAAAATTAAAAAGATTTTAGCATAAAAAGTTTTTAATAAGCTACTGTTTATTTATTCAAAGTATTCATAGGATAAAATTACATTATATAAATAATATTAAGATAAAAGTTTAAAATGAATCTATTTAGTGATTATAAAAATAATGATAATTTACCTTTTCTTATTCCTTTAAAAGACGGTTATAGCATAAAATGGAATGATAGTTTAAAAGGCTATGATATAAAAATTCCCCATGGCGAGCTATTTTATGCTGAAGATTTTTTTAATAAAAAAATAAGTGACAGAAGTGTTGAGTATTTTTTAGAAAATGATACCATTGATTCTAATATTAAAAACTACAGAGAGTTTGAAAAAGATAAATTGCAATCTATCCAATTTAAAAATATATTATGGCAACATGATAAAATACTTATGTTTGGTAAGGAAATATATGTACCACGATATTCAGCATGGTACGGTGATGAAAATATATTATATACATACTCAGGCATTACATTTCAAGCTAAAAAATGGAATAAAGGTTTATTGTATATCAAACAAAAGATTGAAGAAACTCTAAATCTTAAGTTTAATAGCGTATTACTAAATTGGTATAGAGATGGTGATGACCATATGGGTTGGCATGCTGATGATGAAAAAGAACTTGGTAAAGACCCAATTATTGCTTCTGTAAATTTTGGTGAAGAAAGAGACTTCTTAATAAAATCTAATAAAACAGATGAAAAGATAAAAATACCTTTGAAACATGGCACTCTTCTAATTATGTCTGGGGAAATACAACATCATTGGAAGCATTCAGTTCCAAAAAGAAAAAAAAGAAAAAATGCAAGATTCAATTTAACTTTTAGAACTATAAAATAGCTTACTCACCAAAAAGAACATTTTCTTTTTGATGAATCATTCTAGATGTAAAAAAGCTTACAATCAATAATGTTAATATTGGAATAAAAAAGAAATATGCAAATAATATATCAGGTCTAAAATCCCAATATGAATCAAAAAGTAGGGCACTTATAAAATATGAACCAATACTTCCTAATATTATTCCAAAAGTACTTGCAGTAAATGATATAAGACCAAACTCTAATAAAAATGAGTTTCTAATAGTATGGTTTTTAATACCAATCATTTTTAATCTTAATATATTATTCTTTTGTAAATTCATTTGGTATTGAATAATTATAAAGCTCATAAGTAAACCTATTGTAATTGAATAGATACTCATTTTATCAGTAATTGAAGTAACATTTTTTACAAGGTTTGCAAAAGTTTCAAATAAATCTTTTACATCAATAATGCTTAAAGATGGAAATGAATCTGTAAGCTTTATAAGTACTTGTGTAGCATCATAATCTCCAGAAGATATAGTTGCTAACATAGTTTTAGGTGCATCATTTAAAGCTCCTTCTTGCAATATAAAGAAGAAATTAGGAACAAATTCAGTCCAATTTACACTTCTTATATTTACAACCTTAGCTTCAAGTTCTAAACCTAAAACATCAAATACAAGTGTATCATTTAATTTAATACCTCTTCTTTGTGCATATCTTTTCTCAACACTAACTTCAATTGCTTTTGAAAAATCAGGTGAATTATAAACACCTGAAAACTCTCTTCCTTCAACTATTTGCTCACTATTTTTTAATTTATTTCTATATGATAGGTTTATAGCTCTATTTTGTAGTTCATTTGCATCTGCTTTAATTTTTTTATCAGCGTTATTAATAGAGTGCTTTGTAAAATCTAAGTCATTTACTTTTACAATTCTAGCTCGAATCATTGCTGAAACATTTTCTAATTTTGCACCTAAAGTATTTACTTGTTTTTCTAAATCTTTGATTTGCTCTTCTTTGGCATTTATAACAAAAAATCTAGGTCTGTCGTTTACACTAAGTGTTAAAGCATTTGATAGTGATGAACCAACTTGTGGAATTAAACTAAAAAACGTAGTACATAAAACAATAGCAGTAAACAAAGTCAAAGAAGTTTTCTTTTCTCTTGTAATATTTTTAATAGCCAAAGATAAAGATAGGTTTTCTATATGTCCTGAAAAATCTAATTTCTTTAATATAAAAGAACCTATTGTAAAAAACAATATAATTACTATTAAAACTGCCAGTGCAAAAAATAGACCAATATTTCTTGCAGGTGATACAAAGTGAGAGATAAGTAATAATAGAACTAAAAAAGGTACAAAAGAAAGTACAACTTTAAATAAGTTTTGCTTTTGTCTTTGAAGTAGTGGTAAAATCAAAGGAAAACCTACACTAATACTCAAAGCAAATAAAATAAGCGATGATTTTAAGAAAAATATATAATCTAAAGTAAAATCAAAATCTATATCAATAAGTTTTTGAACAATTGGTGCCAAAAACTGTGCAGATAAACCAATAAAAGTAAAAACAACAATACTTGAAATACTAACAAGTACAAATAAATGTAATAAATAAGTAAGCATTAAACTTTTTTTATTAAATCCAAGGTCATTTAGTACGTTTATATCTTTTTGGTGCTTGTTTAAAAAACCTGAGTATAAGTATATTAAACCTACTAAACCTAAAAAGAATGATATAAGAGAAACTAGTGATAAAAAGTTTGTAACAAAATTTAAAACACGTAATAATCTATCTCTTCCATCATTAGGAGAAAGCACTCTTAAGTTTTGGTCAATACTTTTTTCTAGGGTATTCTCTAAGATTTCTAATTTATCATTTTCAATATTTTCTTCAAATAAAAAGTTTAATTTATAAGAAGCAGTTGAACCAAATTGTAATAATTCAGTTTTATCTAGTCCCTCTTTACTTATGTAAATTTTAGGCATAAAACCACTAAAACTTATTGCTTTTAAACTATCATCAACTATAACTTTTTTGATAATAAAGTTTTCTTTTCCAATTTTTAACTGATCATTTTTCTTTAAATCAAGTAAATCTAAAACTTCTTGATAAACCCAAACTTCATTGCTTTTAGGTGGATTTATTCCCTTTGGATAAATAGAATTATCTTTAAATGTCATTCCTCCATAAAAAGGAAAGTCTTCATTTATTTTAACAAGTTCCATAAGTCTTGCACGCTTAGAAGATGAAATCATACTAACAGTAGAAATTCCCTCATTAAAACTTTTTATTTTAGGAAGTTTTGTTTTTATATCTTCTATTTGTTCATTTGTAATTGCAAATCGTGAAGACACAACTAAATCTGCACCCAATAAGCTCTTTGCTTTTGTCTCAAGTGAGTTATCTATACTTCCTTTAAAAAACTGTAAGTATGATAATGCAGCAATTGCTAAGGCAAAATTTAAAATAAAGATTAAAGAAAAAGACTTAGATCTTGCAAGTGCTTTTAAAACTAATTCAAAAATAAGCATTAAACTAAATTTCCTTGTGAAAGTTCATAAGTTTTTTCGCATCTTAGTGCAACTTCTTTAGAATGTGTTACAAGAACTAATGTTGTGTTGTTTTTATCAATTAATTCAAAAAGCTTATCCATAACAGCAATTCCTGTTTCTTCATCTAAATTTCCACTTGGTTCATCTGCTAAAATAATTTTAGGGTTATGTATAAGTGCTCGTGCAATTGCAACACGTTGTTTCTCACCACCACTTAGTTGTGAAGGAAGGTGATCTAATCTATGCTCTAAGCCAACGCTTTTAAGTAATTCCTTTGCTTTTTCCTTTGGATTTGAAATATTACAAACTTTTGCAGGTAACATTACATTTTCTAAAGCATTTAAATAAGATACTAAATGAAAGTTTTGGAAAACAAAACCAATATTTGAAGCCCTAAAGTCATTTATTTGGCTTTCTTCTAATTGTTTATAAGAAGTGCCATCTAATAAAATATCTCCATCATCTGCTTTTATAATTCCAGAAATTAAAGAAAGTAGTGTAGATTTACCACTTCCTGATTTTCCCATAATTGCAATTTTTTGACCAGGTTTAACATGAAAATTTAAATCTTTAAATATTTCAATACTCGTTGAGCTTTGATGATAAGCTTTTTTTAATGATTTTATTTCTAACACTACAATTCTTCCTTTATAAATTTAAAAACATTTTTTGCAATTACTTTATGTCCTTGTGTATTTGGGTGTATTCCATCATTTTGGTTTAATTCTTTTATTCCCGCAACATCTTTTAATAAAAAATCCATACTTTTTAATTTATATTTATTTTTAACTTCTTTGTACATTTTTTCAAAGTTATTTGCGTATTCTTGGCCATAATTAGGTGGAATTAACATTCCTGCTAGTAAAACTTTTGCATCAGCTTTTTTTGCATAAAAAACAATCTCTTCTAGATTTTTTTGGCTTTGTTTTAAATCTAAACCTCTTAAACCATCATTAGCACCAAGTGCAATAAAAACTATGCTAGGTTTTCTTTTTAAATACCATCTAAGTCTAGCTAATCCATCACTTGTAGTTGAGCCACTAACACCACCGTTAATTACTTTTATATCTTTTTTCACTTCTTTTTGAAGCATATTTTCTACTAGTTTTGGATATGCTTTTTCTTTATCAACACCTAAGCCTTCTGTTAAAGAATCACCTAAAAACAGTATACTACTTGCATTTGAATAATGAAAAGTAAATAAGCACATAATTAATAAAATCTTTTTCATAATATTTATCCTTTCTTTAAAAGTGCTCTAGCACATACTTCATTTGTAATTAGTCCATTTATTAAGCTACCTTTTAAAGCAGCTTTAATTGCAGTATGTTTTTCTTTTACAGCTGCAATTCCTATTACTAGTTTCTCAGGGTTTTTTACAAGAGGAATACTTGTTAATCTTTTGTTTGTCGCTGCGTTAATTACATTTCCATCAATATCAAAAGCCCAACCAATAATTTCACCCACAGCCTTTGCATTTAAAAGTGCATCTAATTCTTCTTTATTAATAAAATTGTCTTTATACATAGGAGCTGTACCATCCATTTGTCCAATTCCTACAAAAGAAACATCAACTTTTTTAGCTAAAGCTAAAACATTTTTTGTTGATTGTTGATTATGAAGTAAATCTCTTTCTTCTTCTGAAGAAACAATTAAAGGTAAAGGCATAGGATAATAAGTAGCATCGATCTTATCAGAGATTTTACTAACTACTTCATGTGAAGATGCAGACCCATCATTTGCCATATTTCCTACTAATGATACAAGTTTATGATGAGAACCATTCATTGGTGATAACTCATTTGCAATCATATTAAGAACCTTTCCTGTTCCTAAACCTATAATTGTAGCTTCACTTGATTCAATAAACTTTTCCATTAAAGAAGCACCAGCTTGCCCTAAACCAATATTTGTACTAACATCTTTAGAAACAGCTGGTATTACCTCACACTCTTTTAGAGAATATTTTTCTTTTAATTGTTCTGCAAGTTTCATACATTCAGAAATTGGATGATCTAGTCTTACTTTTATTAACTTTTCACTTACACATAAAGATACCATTCTTTGTGCAGATTGTCTTGAAATACCAAATTGTGTTGCTATTTCTTCTTGTGTACATCCTGCAACATAATAAAGCCATCCAGCGCGAGCTGCAAGATCCAGTTTATCAACTTTTTGAGACATGACTATTCTCCTTTTATCTTTTTGTTTGTTAAATGTGGAAGATATAAAAAGAAATTATTCATATCATTAAATACAAAATCAGGCTGAAATTTATATACATGATTAGTATCCCAATCTTTTAAATGACTAGCACCTGTAAAGTGCCATACTTTCATTTCTGCTTTTTTTGCACCTTGTATACCTATTAAACTATCTTCAATTACTAAAACATTTTTAGGCTCTACGTTAAACTGTTTTGCACAATTTAAATAAATATCAGGTTCAGGTTTACCTCTAGGTCCTAAATCATAAGCACTATTAATATCATTTTTAAGATATTCATAAACACCCACGGTTTTTAAAGAACTACTAGCACGACTAAGACTACTACTTGTTGCTACACATTTATTAATATTTAAATTTTTTAGAATAGTTTCAATACCAGGTATAATCTTTAATTCTGTGTCAAAAGCTTTTAATAATTCTGTTCTATACTCTTTTTCAAAGTTATCCGCTAAATTAGTATTAAACTTTTCAAGAACATGTGCTTTAGTTTTAGAATATGATTGTCCAATAAAATGATCTTGCACATATTGTGTACTTATGTCTATACCTATTTTATTAAATTGTCTTGAGATTACTTGTGCACTTATAATCTCACTATCTATTAATACTCCATCACAATCAAAAATAATTAATTCAATATTTTCATAGTTTTTTACTTGCAATTTTTTTGCCTTTATAATTGTTTATATTTGTTGAAAGTATACAAGTTTTTATTTAATATTTGCATTATCAGAAAATTTATCAAAAATAGGCCATATGTAAGGATATAAAAAGATTAATAATTTTTATCTAAAAAGTAGCATTAAAATAGCATAAAAAATATTCATTAATTGGTTAAATATTATACAAAATTAAGTTTCATATTGTTATTATCTTTTCAACAAATGGGCTTTTGCTATTCAAATTAGCAAAAGCCCAATTTAACAAAAACTTAGGAGAGAAAGATGAATGTTAAAAAAATATTAAAAACGAGTATGGTTGCAGCAATTGCAGCATTAAGTTTAAATGCAGGTGATTTAACAATTGCTACTGTTAATAATGGCCACATGGTTGAAATGCAAAAGTTATCAAAAGTATTTGAAAAACAAAATCCAGATGTAAAATTAAAATGGGTTGTTTTAGAAGAGGGTGTTCTAAGACAAAGAGTTACAACTGATATTGCTACAAAAGGTGGTCAGTTTGATATTATGACTATTGGTATGTATGAAGCACCAATGTGGGGTAAAAAAGGTTGGATTGAAGAAATGAAATTCGATGCAGCTTATGATGAAAAAGATTTATTACCTGCAATGGTTGATGGTTTATCAAATGATGGTAAATTATATGCAGCTCCATTCTACGGTGAAAGTTCTATGTTAATGTATAGAAAAGATTTAGTACAAAAAGCGGGAATGACAATTACAGATAATCCATCTTGGGAACATATTGAAAAAGTAGCAAAAGCTATTAACAATCCTGAAGAAGGAATTTATGGTATTTGTTTAAGAGGAAAAGCAGGTTGGGGTGATAACATGGCCTTAATTACTACTATGGCTAATACTTTTGGAGCTCAATGGTTTGACAAAGATGGTAAACCACAATTAGACTCTAAAGAGTGGAATTCTGCAATTAACTACTA
This sequence is a window from Poseidonibacter parvus. Protein-coding genes within it:
- a CDS encoding carboxypeptidase M32; translation: MKAYKKLVEKYERIHHLSHMQSIVYWDQQSMMPSGSSDARAKAMAEFGVIIHEASVDKEIALLLNDAMGENLNAIQKASLREMQKTYTSNTILPSDLVKAQSLAHSKCNHTWIEQRANNNWKGFEPRLNEVIKLSKEEARIRSEINGLSAYDSLLDLFEPGMKSQTLDGIFADVKTWLPELIQNIVEKQKSQTFIKPQGIFKIKAQKELGVKVMKHLGFDFNKGRIDISAHPFCGGVPEDVRLTTRYDENDFVQSLMGTIHETGHALYEQNLPQDLLALPVGQARSMGIHESQSLFFEMQMGRSGEFLKSIHPYIIESFGNDEALALDNLVKIYSKVEPSLIRVDADEVTYASHVILRYEIEKALINGQIQTSDIPDMWNDKMQEALGLNTKDNYKNACMQDVHWSEGLFGYFPSYTLGAMYAAQQFNTVKKVHPNINDSIANGDLSQIKSWLKENIWSNASIYSTDELMSKATGESLNPKYFKEHLENRYLFN
- a CDS encoding alpha-ketoglutarate-dependent dioxygenase AlkB family protein, with protein sequence MNLFSDYKNNDNLPFLIPLKDGYSIKWNDSLKGYDIKIPHGELFYAEDFFNKKISDRSVEYFLENDTIDSNIKNYREFEKDKLQSIQFKNILWQHDKILMFGKEIYVPRYSAWYGDENILYTYSGITFQAKKWNKGLLYIKQKIEETLNLKFNSVLLNWYRDGDDHMGWHADDEKELGKDPIIASVNFGEERDFLIKSNKTDEKIKIPLKHGTLLIMSGEIQHHWKHSVPKRKKRKNARFNLTFRTIK
- a CDS encoding ABC transporter permease, producing the protein MLIFELVLKALARSKSFSLIFILNFALAIAALSYLQFFKGSIDNSLETKAKSLLGADLVVSSRFAITNEQIEDIKTKLPKIKSFNEGISTVSMISSSKRARLMELVKINEDFPFYGGMTFKDNSIYPKGINPPKSNEVWVYQEVLDLLDLKKNDQLKIGKENFIIKKVIVDDSLKAISFSGFMPKIYISKEGLDKTELLQFGSTASYKLNFLFEENIENDKLEILENTLEKSIDQNLRVLSPNDGRDRLLRVLNFVTNFLSLVSLISFFLGLVGLIYLYSGFLNKHQKDINVLNDLGFNKKSLMLTYLLHLFVLVSISSIVVFTFIGLSAQFLAPIVQKLIDIDFDFTLDYIFFLKSSLILFALSISVGFPLILPLLQRQKQNLFKVVLSFVPFLVLLLLISHFVSPARNIGLFFALAVLIVIILFFTIGSFILKKLDFSGHIENLSLSLAIKNITREKKTSLTLFTAIVLCTTFFSLIPQVGSSLSNALTLSVNDRPRFFVINAKEEQIKDLEKQVNTLGAKLENVSAMIRARIVKVNDLDFTKHSINNADKKIKADANELQNRAINLSYRNKLKNSEQIVEGREFSGVYNSPDFSKAIEVSVEKRYAQRRGIKLNDTLVFDVLGLELEAKVVNIRSVNWTEFVPNFFFILQEGALNDAPKTMLATISSGDYDATQVLIKLTDSFPSLSIIDVKDLFETFANLVKNVTSITDKMSIYSITIGLLMSFIIIQYQMNLQKNNILRLKMIGIKNHTIRNSFLLEFGLISFTASTFGIILGSIGSYFISALLFDSYWDFRPDILFAYFFFIPILTLLIVSFFTSRMIHQKENVLFGE
- a CDS encoding ABC transporter ATP-binding protein, encoding MLEIKSLKKAYHQSSTSIEIFKDLNFHVKPGQKIAIMGKSGSGKSTLLSLISGIIKADDGDILLDGTSYKQLEESQINDFRASNIGFVFQNFHLVSYLNALENVMLPAKVCNISNPKEKAKELLKSVGLEHRLDHLPSQLSGGEKQRVAIARALIHNPKIILADEPSGNLDEETGIAVMDKLFELIDKNNTTLVLVTHSKEVALRCEKTYELSQGNLV
- a CDS encoding arylesterase, which produces MKKILLIMCLFTFHYSNASSILFLGDSLTEGLGVDKEKAYPKLVENMLQKEVKKDIKVINGGVSGSTTSDGLARLRWYLKRKPSIVFIALGANDGLRGLDLKQSQKNLEEIVFYAKKADAKVLLAGMLIPPNYGQEYANNFEKMYKEVKNKYKLKSMDFLLKDVAGIKELNQNDGIHPNTQGHKVIAKNVFKFIKEEL
- a CDS encoding sugar-binding transcriptional regulator, whose amino-acid sequence is MSQKVDKLDLAARAGWLYYVAGCTQEEIATQFGISRQSAQRMVSLCVSEKLIKVRLDHPISECMKLAEQLKEKYSLKECEVIPAVSKDVSTNIGLGQAGASLMEKFIESSEATIIGLGTGKVLNMIANELSPMNGSHHKLVSLVGNMANDGSASSHEVVSKISDKIDATYYPMPLPLIVSSEEERDLLHNQQSTKNVLALAKKVDVSFVGIGQMDGTAPMYKDNFINKEELDALLNAKAVGEIIGWAFDIDGNVINAATNKRLTSIPLVKNPEKLVIGIAAVKEKHTAIKAALKGSLINGLITNEVCARALLKKG
- a CDS encoding HAD family hydrolase, which produces MQVKNYENIELIIFDCDGVLIDSEIISAQVISRQFNKIGIDISTQYVQDHFIGQSYSKTKAHVLEKFNTNLADNFEKEYRTELLKAFDTELKIIPGIETILKNLNINKCVATSSSLSRASSSLKTVGVYEYLKNDINSAYDLGPRGKPEPDIYLNCAKQFNVEPKNVLVIEDSLIGIQGAKKAEMKVWHFTGASHLKDWDTNHVYKFQPDFVFNDMNNFFLYLPHLTNKKIKGE
- a CDS encoding ABC transporter substrate-binding protein translates to MNVKKILKTSMVAAIAALSLNAGDLTIATVNNGHMVEMQKLSKVFEKQNPDVKLKWVVLEEGVLRQRVTTDIATKGGQFDIMTIGMYEAPMWGKKGWIEEMKFDAAYDEKDLLPAMVDGLSNDGKLYAAPFYGESSMLMYRKDLVQKAGMTITDNPSWEHIEKVAKAINNPEEGIYGICLRGKAGWGDNMALITTMANTFGAQWFDKDGKPQLDSKEWNSAINYYVNLVSKYGPPGSSGNSFNEILALFNEGKCGMWIDATIAASFISDPKQSKVHDKIAFAQSPVGVTSKGANWLWSWALAIPSSTKNLTDAQKFISWATSKEYIELVGKTNGWGKVPTGTRKSTYENQNFKDAAVFADAELKAILSANPKDSTLNPTPFVGVQFVTIPEFQGIATTVGKHMSSALAGKVSVEKALKSSQKAADRTMKRARYYK